TCTTCAAACCGTTGACGATAACTGTTTATTGCTAAAAGTTATAATTTGAGTAGAGATGAATCAACAAATGCAGCCTGTTAGAAATAATTGTTTATcgctaaaaattataattatctaCAATCACGAAGTTTAGTTTGTTGGATGCACCCATTCGAAAACGCTGGTTTTTGGTCCTGAATTGTGGGGTACAAGTTCAATATTCACGGTTCAAAGTTTTTTGCCATATGAGAGACAATTGGATGTGGCGGACTGAAAAATCGTGCATCAAGTTGTACGTCAATTTCTAAGTGGTAAGTTGTGTTGAAacattttgattgtttctagTGATGGAGATTTTCTGCCCCTAATACAGATGTTAATAAGCCATGGATATATAACGTAATGGTAGTTGTTGGCCGGCAAACTAAAGAAGAATTCAAACGCAGCACACCAAACACATGATATTGGGATAGAATGATTACCGAAGCATCATatattatctaattttattaaactttgtGTGTCTTTATTCTAAGTGTCACTTGAAGGAAATTAAGTGATTCCTTTTTCTTATTCTTACTCTTGATTTTGTAGTTTGTAAATCATGTCTAACTTCTTTCATCTATCTTTAAATCAAAGCAATGCAATTActctaattatatatttttgtatttgcataaaaagagaaaacatattACTATTTCGTGTGTAGATTGACATCATAAGTAAAGGTTTGAATTTCTCTCTTGTTGGGGCAGATTGATCAGCCATTATTTCTGGTTGTACCAAgtctattcttttgttttttttttgaacaaactttGTTCCAAGTCTATTCTAAGATGAATGTCTTGTAGACAAAACAAGccattcattttcttttcttttttgagttgTAAAGATAATTCAAATCCAGataattgtctttttttcttatgaaatgtATAGTATAATGAATCTAAAACACTATTTTGTTTACCATGTTGTTAAACTGGTAGCCTAAGAacaaatttgttgttttattttatattcggGCTTTGTAAACAAATCATAGATAATATGTGACTAATCTCTATCTCTAAATAAGAAGAGTGGCATAAAACAGAATCTCCATTAAACAAGCGAGTAACGACTTtcattacattcaaataatttattgtttatCAAAATTTCCACTATTGACCAGTCTGTCACCAGAATAGAAGACTTTTGATCCtgtatttgttgttgttagggttctttcttctcattaattttccatttcttttttttcccaacaATTATATTGGTGCTTTGACAATTGACTATATATTGATTGGTTATCttacttttacttttgtaaTCCAGTAGTTTGTATTAATACTTTAGTGTCTTATCACGAATTCCTATCTAATTTTTCAATTCAATAAGGTTcgatcatcttttttttcttttaactaacTAATCGAAGTAAAAATGGAAGACTTTGCACCTAAAGATGTAAGATCTCACCTACTTCCTGAAAGTGCAACAGAGCTATGAAGGTATTAGGTAGCTGAGAAGTGTCTCGGAGGACTGATATGCTAATGTGGAATGACGTGCTAACGTGGAGAAATATTGTGGTTACGATGACAAGAtgcgtgagaaggaaggaagaagaaatcaagatatactcgaagatattgagagtatatttgacAAGAGGAGATAAGAGAAGATATTTTCTTAGGGATAaagaatatttccttttagttaggattcacaaagatctaggttagagatcgtttGTGGGGTTATAAAAtgacgagggctagccgcaaaaagagggagcactcgtgggataaagattgtgagatttgtaaaccttcaagcaaATACAAAAAGCTTTGAAGGTGAATGTGTGTGTtatactcttttagatctacacaggttgttgtgttagatagataggagagtgagcTTTGGTTTCAAGTCTTATAAAAAACGagggtttttataagattgattaaagcgtttgcttggcgcgttccaagtgtgttttttgtatgtttgtgttcTCTATACCGTTCCGTAACACTTCCTTCTATCATATGTTTTAGTAATCTTTAAATAATGCAACTCCGCCCCCTTTCATGATCTTGTTTGAGATACACTTTCATTATTGACCACCTTTCTTCGAAAGTAGTGGCGTAGTGCCTTAATGTGTGATATATGTATACGCAGGTGTGTGAAGCACAAAGGCCACTATGAGTTTTGTACATGCGTTAGATTAgataatacaattatacaagGATCATATTGACTCCATTAAAAAGTCCATGATTTGactgtaaattatatttactctattatattaaaatcttaaatcCGTATGCGTTCATTAGAAAATTCATAAGATTGCGGCTAAAATTATACTTTGACAAAAATCATAAATGTGACtattttagtataattttagtTGAAGACTCACCTAATAGTTGAATAATGCTTACATATAGTACGATTCCGTGAATGATTTACCAATCATGTGGCGTCAtaaaatttttgagaaaataagtAACTACAACTGCAAAAATGcttaaaagacatttttttgCTCGAAAACTTTACAACATGATACTCTATATACTTATCTTTGAAACTATTAGGTAAAGGTATAGACGTATATATAGTCATATCAATACTATATGCATCGTATTGCATTATACTATAGGACCTGCaggacaaattatttataacaaaaacatttaaattataaattatatttgttggttaagtatgttataatcatataataattgttaatttattgtttaaaatttaaacaatataataccgcaatataatttatttttacataatatttatttaataaatttaattagatatgtctattctctaaTACCGATAGTGTTGACAAAATAACGAAATGATGTTTTATccgtgtaacaccaaattaatgatattttaaatttatataaatatcgacaaacCCGTCCGTTATATAACTCCATCCTTAGATATTTTAACTTGcgctatatcatcttaatttttaatatttattattttgtattataaatattagcttgagttgatatgttatttattaagattgtaaccatttacatttttacaGTATAAGATTGccgcttcttataaagtttaaatatttataatacctagaattcttaaaacggttgaatatttctcatatttgaaatttcgtaaaagtttaaatatattattaatattttaaaggtcttataactttttaaaatgttaaaatatttatcatatttaaacttaataaatttgaaacttcataaaagtttaaatattattaataattttaacattttataaagtttaactttctaaaaaatataaattaaatatttattatatttaaatttttaaaaatctttaataaagaaccggaataaaccaaataaaacttttttatgtttgaatacctgataaatcaagatttttgtattatgaatcgttttggtcttttttatagtatgactctgaagCATTGCCCAACCTTTTTAGGCGATGTGGGATATGTATCTGtatattgagtaatatatgtccattgttaaaaatttgtattacatcatatgcaggaaaaaatcacaattttaactaaatgtattatccaataattcaagataatttaaatataaattgaaatgaaaaggaaacatatatttatgtttgaatgaggtatttaaatataaattgaaatgaaaaggaaacatatatttatgtttgaatgaggtatttaaatataaattgaaatgaaaaggaaacatatatttatgtttgaatgaggtagaaatattttcttacttttttaaatcttacttataattaaaaactttataaaaactatatacattatatataaaaacttttcaaaatgGATTTTTGAGTAAAAgcaaaatactagtatagaaaTAATAAGATTCAAAACAATAGTTACCATGTATTCTTTATCTAAAACATTAGCTAGTAGTTATCAAATTAAGCTTCgtctaaaacaaatttttttttttgttacagtaGTTTACGGGACACATGTTACTCCTTCGAAAGTCCATGATAGTTTTTTTATGGTCGGAGTCCGAGATGGCTTACGCctcagaaaatattaaaacagaaaatgattactataattattttcttgcgCCATCTTTGTTGAATTCATATTTCATAATGCAAGATCATTATAATTACACTTTTGAACCTCTTGAACCATGCATAACCaatttatacttttttcttttgttacttgcattataataaaataaaaacccaaaattctTTAATCCTCAAAACCGAAAACGAAAGTCCTTGAAAACGTGCAGTTTGATACACGAATctatctagaaaaaaaaagaatagaaaacgAAACAACAAAGTTTGACTAGTCCTAAGATTCTTAAAGACTTTAAGATCACCGGCACTAGTCAACGATTCAATCTAAGATTCTTAAAGACTTTTAAGATCACCGGCACTAGTCCTACTTCTACGAATATGGTTACTACTCTAGCTCATGCCCAGCCCATCGTCTTGGCTGTGACCTGTGGCCGTGTTAGGTTCCACCGTCGTTCCCTTCCCCAATTACACAAGTCAATTAGTCAACTCTTATATCATTCGTTACATAATCCAAAATTTACTCACGAGAGTCATTGTTGGttaaactactactactactactactacaaaaaaacaaaaaaataaaaaaataaaaaaaaaaatcctcaattTCCGCAATAAAATTCAATATCAGGTAGCTACATCCAACAATCAACGGTTTTATAATTTCTGTGTTTATCATCAATACCACCAACCCCCTTTTAAAAGCTTTTCACATCATGAACAAAGAATCTTAGAATAGAGTTCCGTGAATACAATAGTATAAAATATTCCAAATAATCATATTCTCATCACTAAACATTATTGGctaattcaaaatcaaaccttttcatttgattaattaatataaaaagctAAATGTTTTCATCACTGTGCCTTACTAGGCAAGGTAGGTATACTTTGTTCATTCCTGAAGAAATTCTCTGGATCAACCTCGGTTTTAATCTTCACTAATCGATCAAAGTTCTCTCCAAAGTACTTCCTTCCATACACCTCTCCTTCCTTGTAACTATTCTTCCCGTGATCGTTCACACCGATATCCACATCCCGGTAGTTCAAGTAAGCGTTTCTAGGATTCTTGCTCACAAACTCGGTCATGAAACTGTATAGAACCTTAGCCTGATTCAAGAATCCCTTCTCTATCGTCGCAGAGTTTTCCTTCCAGTTCACCGAGTACTGAATCTTGAAAAGCTTCTTTCGATGCGGAAACGGTGTCGCGTCAACCGCAACCTCAGCCATTTTCCCACCATACGGGTTAAAAACAAGCCCTATTTTCCCTAACTCGATCATCTTCTTGAACAAAGACTCAATCCCATCTCTAGGAATCTCACTCGCAACATAATCCGATTTCCTCTTCCCGAAACTCGCAGTATCGAGTTCCCGATCAAGAAGCACCTTAGGATTAGTCTTAGTTGCATTCTCATCGTTATCCCACCATAAAACAGATTGAATCCAAGTCATCTCCTGACAACTCTCCTTCTTCAATCCCAATTCAGGAAACTCCTTAGCAAGCAACGCAACAACTTCGTCTGCTCTGCctaaaaacagagcaaccaCAGTAGCTCTCACAGTTTTCACCTTATTCCTCGTCACTGGTTGAATCAACATCCTCATAAACAGACTCGGATCCGTCTTCGGACCCACGGATTGCCATTTATAAACCATATCCACAGCTCCTGAATCCATATACTGCTCCACTCTAAAAACCGTTACAGTTTCTGGTACAGGAACGAGCTTGACCTTGTATCCCAATACAACTCCGAAGctagctcctcctcctccgcaaATCGCCCAAAACAAATCCTCACCCATCGCTTTCCGATCCAAAATCTGACCTTTAACATCTACGATCTTAGCATCCTCAACGTAATCCACAGACAATCCAAATTTTCTCACCATGTTACCGTAACCAGCGCCGCTGATATGCCCACCGACACCAACCGTGGGACAAACTCCGGCGGGAAAGCCATGAACTTTGCTTTTCCCCCAAATTCCGTGATAAACTTCTCCTAGAGTTGCTCCGGCGGAGATCCACGCCGATTGATCGGCGATGTCGACGGAGACGTCTCGTAGATTCGACATGTCGAGGATGAAAAAGGGTTTGTCAGAGATGTAAGATAGACCATCGTAATCATGGCCGCCACTTCGGATTTTGACGaggaaatttagggtttttgagcaAACGACGGCGGCGCTGACGTGGCTCTCGGAGCGAGGAGTGACGATGATCGTGGGTTTTGGAGTAGAGGAGGTGTTGAACCTCGCATTGCGGATGTAAGCACGGAGGACGGAGGAGTAAGAAGGGTTTGTCTGAGAGAAGACGTTGTCAGTGATTTGGGTTTGTGGGGACTTCGTCTTGTCGGAGAAACATTGAACGAATGATTCGTAGATAGAGTCAGACGACGGAGGTGCAGCGAACATGGACAAAGGGAGAGATACGAGGAAGATGACACAAAAAAGGACAGAGACAAAGGTTTGTTctttaatcatcatcatccttgtaatgagagagagagagagagagattcgtTGCTGCTTCTCTGTTCTGTCTGTACTTTTATAACCGCTAAGCAGTagagataatgttttttttcctttaatcattttaattacaatatgaCAATATCTATACTTTTTGCCTTTTGGGGTATATATTATCTTGATCACAATGGtataacaatataattatagtattgttttatGGGTTgttaattttgagttattttaatcaATGGTCAACATTTGTCAAAGACTCAAAGGTCGTAGTGATTAGGAACTGCAGAGGAAAGTATCAAATGAGGCCTAAATCAAATCAGATCAAACTAGATTATCTTCTTTATCTTGATTTGATTTCACAAATTTCATTGCTTTTTTAGTGAGCTAAATTTCCATTTAAATAcagaaacaaatttaatttgtatatgaCAATATACCGCAAATTAACACATTtcctaaattttgaaaactttttttaagaTATGTACTTGGTTAATTCctaaaataatctatattaatattttgattaaactTTTCATTGTTCTTCATATTATGGCAAAATCTTCAAGGCTATGTTCATCTTACCAATCCACAGAAGATTTGGCTAATATAAGTTGACATAAAagttacattaaaaaataattatataaaaagcatataacaattaaatcaaaaagtTTATTTAACCCACTCGTAACACTTTACTgtagctgtaaaaaaaaaaaaaaaaaaaaacacttccaCTGTATGAAATCTGTTTCTCacgaaaattttaaatctttcaaATGCATTCAACTTCAGATAAAGATCTGAAAAGATTGAGGCTCTGTTCATCTTATGAAGAGATATCATCACTCAACcaacacaaaacacaagaaaaagcAATCTCACGATTCTAGAAGACGTGTAAGACCACCGTAGCAGCTACGGTGGCTCTTCCAGCTCGTGACCACCGTCTTGCCGTTCCCGGCGCAGGCAACAACGTTCCCTTTGCATCTGCGACCAAATCAGGTCCAAAAGTCAACACTATCCATTTCGTTACACAAAATTGCAGGTCACAAGAAAGAATCATCCTCAACTACTCCAAACCAAACCATCAAGTTTTCACAATCATGGCCTTAAATCTGAATAGCATGGCAACAATCACTGGTTTGAAATTCACCAGAACTTAACTTATTACATAGGCTTGTTGTAGAGTTCCATGAACAAAGAAACTATACAATCTACAATATCCAACCAAAACCATGTATTCTATATGTGCTTAActataaaattacattaaagCAAATCCAATGTTTATATCAAATGATAAGTGATCGATCTTTTATGCCTTACTTGGCAAGGTAGGTATACTCTGTTCATTCCTGAAGAAATTCCCGGGATCAACCGCGGTTTTAATCTTCACTAATCGATCAAAGTTCACTCCGAAATACTTCTTTCCATACACCTCTCCTTCCTTGTAACTATTCTTCCCATGATCGTTCACACCAATATCCACATCCCTGTAGTTCAAGTAAGCACTCCTAGGGTTCTTGCTCACAAAACCAGTCATGAATCTGTAAAGCACTTTAGCCTGATTCAAGTATCCCTTCTCTATCGCCGGAGAGTTTTCTTTCCAGTTCACAGAGTACTGAATCTTGAAAAGCTTCTTACGGTGAGGAAACGGCGTCGCGGTAACCGGAACCTCCGCCATTTGACCTCCATAGGGATTAAAAACAAGCCCTATTTTCCCTAACTCGAtcatcttcttgaagagagaCTCAATCCCTTTCTTTGGAATCGCAGTCGCGACGTAATCCGACTTCCTCTTCCCGAAACTAGACGAATCAAGATTCCTATCAAGAAACACTTTAGGATCAACCTGAGTCGCGTTAAGACGGTTATCCCACCATAAAGCAGACTGAAACCAAGTCATCTCCGTACAGTTCTCCTTCTTCAAACCCAATTCAGGAAACTCCTTACGAAGCAACGAAACAACTTCGTCTGCTCTGCCTAAGAACAGAGCAACCACAGAGGCTCTCACAGTCTTCACCTTATTCCTCGTCACGGGTTGAATCAACATCCTCATAAACAGATTCGGATCCGTCTTGGGAGCCACGGATTGCCATTTGTAAACCATGTCCACAGCTCCTGAGTTCATGTACTGCTCCACTCTAAAAACAGTAACGGTCGATGGTACAGGAACGAGTTTAACCTTGTATCCCAAAACGACGCCGTAGctacctcctcctccaccggaGATAGCCCAGAAAAGATCCTCACCCATGGCTTTCCGATCCAAAACCCGACCATTTACATCGACGATCTTCGCGTCCTCTATGTAATCCACAGTTAATCCAAATTTTCTCACCATGTTACCGTAACCGCCGCCGCTTACATGACCACCAACACCAACCGTCGGACAAACTCCGGCGGGGAAGCCACGGACTCTGCTTTTCTCCCAAATCCGATAGTAAACCTCACCGAGAGTGGCTCCGGCGGAGATCCAAGCCGAGTTCGCGGCGATATCGACGGAGACGTCGCGGAGGTTGGACATGTCGAGGATGAAAAAGGGTTTATCGGAGATGTAAGAGAGACCATCGTAATCGTGGCCGCCGCTTCGGATTTTGAGGaggaaatttagggtttttgagcaGAGGACGGCGGCGCTGACGTGGCTCTCGGAGCGAGGAGTGACGATGATCATGGGTTTCGGAGTGGAAGAAGTGTTGAACCTCGCATTTCGGATGTAAGCGCGGAGGACGGAGGAGAAAGCAGGGCTGCTCTGCGAGAAGACATTGTCGGTGATTTGGGACTGCGGTGATTTCGTCTTCTCTGAGAAACACTTGAGGAATGAGGTGTGGACGGAGTtcgattgagagagagatgagagagggagagagaagaagaggaggaagaagaagaagaagaagaagagagggacaGAGACAAAGGTTCGTGGAGGATGTGTCGTGAGCATCTTGTCTTAAAAAATgggatcttttctcttttttgggtCTCGAGTCGTGTTCCTCTGTTCTATGCACTTATCTAGTTTATTTATAACCGTAGCGAGAAGATatgtcttgtttcttttttttgttcgttatATTAACAAAAGATATTAGTGGGGGGATTAGGGGATGATTAGTGATTACAGAGATTTCgttttataacaaaacaaaaagaaaggttCTACGTAAATCATCCAACCCGCCTTAATGCTCTCctaaataaatgtaacaaagaaaACAGTTCTTTTAACAATACAATGAtactaaacaagaaaaattaaatattccaaatttcccatttaaaataataaatacacatatttagtctagaaacaaaaaaaaaaaaaaaactcaaatgtaTCTGAAATTTCATCCAGTTCATTGACATTTGACATTTATGTTCATTTGAGTCACTATAGTATTTGAAGTTATCGACATTTATTAGTACAAGATTAGTTACGGACAAAGTTTTTCTTCAATAATTAACTCAAATAATCTCCGTTATTTATAATTTACGAGTTACTTTATTACTAGTATAAGTTACGGGTTACTTAACCGATTGAAACGTTTATACAATTACACTAATCAACCGAAGCAAATATTAATGAGTTGAAAAAATATGAGTTACAAATCATATGAACGCAGTTTTGAAAACGAACACAGATTTGGTCTAGAAGCAAATAATCATTTAGCCgtttcattttgtttcatttattttttattttggttttaatgtgtGTTCGATGTTTTAGTCAATGGTCGTAGCATTCATTGGTCGGTGTCGGGTAATATAATCCAATTGGGGTTTGTGGGACTAGTGGATGATGATACGAAGCAAGAAAAGTTGAAGGAGAAGACCTTTAATACGCGCATTGTTTTATAACGAAGCTTCGATTCAGTCTTTTgcgattttttgtttgttcaattCGTTTCAATttttaacttaaataaaattgtagGCTCTAAGAttctttcattttgtatttttgtttatagtCAGTATATAGTATTGTTTGGTTTGTCACTATGTATCCCCTctataacaacaaaaatgatcATGCGTATGGGAAAAAAATTGACTAGACATTCTGAAATACCatcaattattttttccaacaaccatcaaaatgagaGAGACGCGTTACAACTTTTGTATTACGCactaaaatgaaatatattcgTTTGTACATTGGAGTTTTGTGCACTCATTTACTTTGTCATCTTTGATGCTTCTAACTTTTCAAGTCGTACCCATGTTAAAGAACAAAGTCAACTTAATTCTGTTACGACTTAAAAAAAGCTCCGGTGGACggacataaaataaaaaatgatttctcATAGGAAccatatatactaatattattttgtttgaatggAAAACTATAGTTGCGTAGATAAAGGTGTTTATTATGTTGACGGTTCTATAGCCTAGTATTCAGAATGACTACAAACCATaacatcaaaattaaattatttggtGCTATtacatttgaattttataaattttcagtTGAAATAAACACCTTTATAAATTTcaactgaaattttaaaaattcaaatgtaatAGCaccaaataatttaattttgatgttATGTTTTGTAGTCATTCTGAATATACTATTAATTAAGAATTTGCATGAACCATCAAAATCAGAGATAGCACTCAATAAATGTTTTTGACTAGTACTAATTTGATTACATTGTAAATTGTAGTTTTAATTTGTCCACTCGCttcgttttctttcttttatgtttatgacttttaagtcttcttcttttgggtaAAAAAGGCCTCTTCCGCTAAGAATTTTAAAAGCATAagatatacaatatttttttacgaaactattgttaaaaaaaaaaaaaagaagaagagaaatggtAAATTTTCTTTAGATAAGATGCATACTTTGTTGCTGCTATAATAATATTAAGGATACGTACAAGATACACATCCATTCTGGTGCAATTTTcaacataaataaatttgagATTTACAGATCATGTGGATCATGGGCAAACGTTAATTAacgatataaaacataaaccctttctaaaacctgtaaaactAAGGATTCAGTtgaaatatatagagaaaaaatgatAAAGTTCAACTTTAAGGTTCGCTATGAT
The sequence above is a segment of the Camelina sativa cultivar DH55 chromosome 10, Cs, whole genome shotgun sequence genome. Coding sequences within it:
- the LOC104718256 gene encoding reticuline oxidase-like protein, whose translation is MMMIKEQTFVSVLFCVIFLVSLPLSMFAAPPSSDSIYESFVQCFSDKTKSPQTQITDNVFSQTNPSYSSVLRAYIRNARFNTSSTPKPTIIVTPRSESHVSAAVVCSKTLNFLVKIRSGGHDYDGLSYISDKPFFILDMSNLRDVSVDIADQSAWISAGATLGEVYHGIWGKSKVHGFPAGVCPTVGVGGHISGAGYGNMVRKFGLSVDYVEDAKIVDVKGQILDRKAMGEDLFWAICGGGGASFGVVLGYKVKLVPVPETVTVFRVEQYMDSGAVDMVYKWQSVGPKTDPSLFMRMLIQPVTRNKVKTVRATVVALFLGRADEVVALLAKEFPELGLKKESCQEMTWIQSVLWWDNDENATKTNPKVLLDRELDTASFGKRKSDYVASEIPRDGIESLFKKMIELGKIGLVFNPYGGKMAEVAVDATPFPHRKKLFKIQYSVNWKENSATIEKGFLNQAKVLYSFMTEFVSKNPRNAYLNYRDVDIGVNDHGKNSYKEGEVYGRKYFGENFDRLVKIKTEVDPENFFRNEQSIPTLPSKAQ
- the LOC104718257 gene encoding reticuline oxidase-like protein, yielding MLTTHPPRTFVSVPLFFFFFFFLLFFSLPLSSLSQSNSVHTSFLKCFSEKTKSPQSQITDNVFSQSSPAFSSVLRAYIRNARFNTSSTPKPMIIVTPRSESHVSAAVLCSKTLNFLLKIRSGGHDYDGLSYISDKPFFILDMSNLRDVSVDIAANSAWISAGATLGEVYYRIWEKSRVRGFPAGVCPTVGVGGHVSGGGYGNMVRKFGLTVDYIEDAKIVDVNGRVLDRKAMGEDLFWAISGGGGGSYGVVLGYKVKLVPVPSTVTVFRVEQYMNSGAVDMVYKWQSVAPKTDPNLFMRMLIQPVTRNKVKTVRASVVALFLGRADEVVSLLRKEFPELGLKKENCTEMTWFQSALWWDNRLNATQVDPKVFLDRNLDSSSFGKRKSDYVATAIPKKGIESLFKKMIELGKIGLVFNPYGGQMAEVPVTATPFPHRKKLFKIQYSVNWKENSPAIEKGYLNQAKVLYRFMTGFVSKNPRSAYLNYRDVDIGVNDHGKNSYKEGEVYGKKYFGVNFDRLVKIKTAVDPGNFFRNEQSIPTLPNAKGTLLPAPGTARRWSRAGRATVAATVVLHVF